The stretch of DNA GAAAGTGAGTGAAAATCAGTCAAGTTTAAACAAAATTTGGGCATTTGTGAGTAGTTGCATACAAAGGGGTTGGGAGGAAGCTACGCTGTTACAGCCACGATGTACTTAATTAATGATGCTAATTTTTGAATACCTTGTAATCCGACTTTAGATATTGTTTTCCGTTCTTCAGACAACTTTTCCATTGTCCAGCGACATCTCTGTTCAATATCCCGCATTCTTCTAGTCTCCTCACCACATGGCAAAGATCGTCAAAGGCCTTACTTCCTTCTGCGGCAATATAGTCAATACCCTGCAATGACTTTCTCACAGTGGCACTACAGCTTGAGAGGATGGTTAACATCGTTGTGCGTCCAAAAGGCTGGAATCCGGCTTCTTCGCAGTATTGGGTATACTGGATTACAATTCGTTCCGGAATCATATTACGAATTACATTAGGTGTCTCcagaacctcaccagttgataACTTCATGTATTTCTGTCCAAATGGGAGATCTTGTATGATGTGCGGACTTGTTATAAATGTCAAAAAATGGTCAAGTTGGTTAGGATCTACTCGCATTCGGGGACTATACTTCAATGGAAGGGGAACGCCCCGACCAAACACATTTTTGTGCTGGCGCCCAATTTTCACTCGGTATTCAGTGATACCAGGCAAGTACCTCTGAAGGCGTTTGAAAGGGACTAGATCTGCCATTATCGACAAGATTTGCCTTCTTGTATCCCAAGAGGATGCATTTTTGTATGTTTCTGCCAAGGCTTCAAGGTATTTGTGGTCGTCACCCACTGCAGACCCAAGCTCTTTGTCCACAAGCATTGACGACTGCAGTGCATCCCATAAATATGCTGCATCCCCTGGCATAATCACATCCAAAGCTGCTACAACGACATCTTTTGCCTTTTTTACGTGATTTTTACGCGTACGTGTGCCCACCTCTTCCCACCTCTTCCTGGGTCGAGTTAATTTCTCTAAGTTACAACTTTCCAGGAATTTATTGAGTTGCTACCTTTGTAAGTACTGTTCACTAGGCTCTTCAGCTGGCACTTGTGTTGACTCCTCGTCGCTGCCGCTACTTTGTTCAGGAACAAATAAACTATTATCTAATCTCAACTGCATCATTCCTGTATATATGGCCGATAAATTGCTGTCCTCAGCAGAGTTTGCTTCCTGAAATATGGAGTTTCAATAGCAGCAGTAGGCTAGATCCTGCTCTAATAACTTACATATTTCTTATTCAGCAAGCGCGAGGCTCGTACTGGGGGAATATCGGCCTTAGGCCATGGGGACGATATCCTACCAGTACGGTTCCGACCAAGCTTAACCAAAAAGAGATTGACCACACGACTGAAAATTGTTAAGAAGAAATGCCATGATGAAGGACTGGAAAAACATGTCATACTTCAAGCGCGCAATTTTGATCGAGAGCCGAAACAGGCGTATACTTTGGTCTGACGTTACTAAAATAAAAGGGACAgagagttgcaagaaaaatgaaaggaatCTTTTTTGTCTAAAGCAAGTTCTTTTAGAAAAACGTAAGCCGGCcataaaagaaccaaaaaattttcaaaagtggTTGTGCGGGATCATTCGGGACAGTTCCCGGTCCAATACTGAGAGAATATTGGACCTGCAATGGAGCTATCTGATTTTAGTTATTGGCCCTCTGAACTAACTTAGTCGTGTAACAAAATGTGATATTACTTGGATTAGTTGCTAGAAAAAACCAATACCAATTTTACAATTGGCATATAAATAATGCGATAACACTGTTATGGTCTGGTTAAAGGTCTCACTTGACAGCATATTCCCCATAAAAATTCAAGAGAAACGATGGCAAGAAATTTAGCTCAGTTATTTGTTATAGTGGATTTTTTGCCATTCGCCTATCTGCAGAGCTTCAGTTTAACTACGAATTGCATGGTAAATTAAACAGACGGGGCTCTTTGTAGGTTAGTTTAAATGTCACTGTCAGGCTTTTACTTGTTGGTCGTATCTTATCCTTACCTCATCCAATCGAGGGGGGCATACGTCGCCGGCTGCTTCTTGCATGTTTAAGGACGCTGCTGCCTGCGCTCCTGGAGAATCTTCCATATCAATGTTGCTCTGGTCGAGTCTCTTCCGACATTGCGGACATATTACTGTGAAAGAATTTACCATTGTTTTAATTGAGCTATTTTTCACATTGCCAGCTaaagaataaaaga from Montipora capricornis isolate CH-2021 chromosome 9, ASM3666992v2, whole genome shotgun sequence encodes:
- the LOC138015899 gene encoding uncharacterized protein encodes the protein MPGDAAYLWDALQSSMLVDKELGSAVGDDHKYLEALAETYKNASSWDTRRQILSIMADLVPFKRLQRYLPGITEYRVKIGRQHKNVFGRGVPLPLKYSPRMRVDPNQLDHFLTFITSPHIIQDLPFGQKYMKLSTGEVLETPNVIRNMIPERIVIQYTQYCEEAGFQPFGRTTMLTILSSCSATVRKSLQGIDYIAAEGSKAFDDLCHVVRRLEECGILNRDVAGQWKSCLKNGKQYLKSDYKVFKN